In the Carboxydothermus hydrogenoformans Z-2901 genome, TAAACTCTTAGATCATATAATTCTCGGAGAAAATAAATATATCAGTATGAAAGCCGAGCGGTTATTTTAGAAAGGGGAAGTTAAGATGGCCTTTAAATTTGGATTGGTAGCAAAGGATTTAGGCATTGACCTGGGAACTGCCAACTCTCTTGTATACGTAAAAGGGCGGGGCGTAGTTTTGTTAGAACCTTCGGTGGTGGCTATTAGAAAGGAAACGGGGCAAGTGCTGGCGGTAGGCAACGAAGCCAAGCAGATGATTGGCCGGACTCCGGGGAATATTGTGGCTATCCGGCCGATGAAAGACGGAGTTATTGCAGATTTTGACATTACATATAACATGTTAAAACATTTTATTAACAAGGCTTTAGGCGATAAGACTTATTTAATTAAGCCCAACGTGGTGGTATGTGTGCCTTCAGGAGCCACAGCGGTGGAAGAAAGGGCAATCAGGGATGCGGCTTTGGCCGCTGGAGCCAGGGAAGCGTATTTAATTGAAGAGCCAATGGCTGCAGCGATTGGAGCGGGACTACCGGTGGAAGAACCTACCGGCAATCTTATCGTTGACATCGGCGGAGGTACCACCGAAGTTGCGGTAATTTCTTTTGGGGGGATAGTAACCAGCCAGTCCTTAAGAATTGCCGGGGATGAAATGGATGAAGCGATTATTAATCACATTAAGAAAACCTACAATTTAATGATTGGCGAGCGTACGGCGGAAGAAATTAAAATTAACATTGGATCCGCTTATCCTCAGGATACGGTTACCACTTATGAGGTAAAGGGCCGGGATTTAATTACCGGGCTGCCGCGAACAATTGAAGTGAGTTCCGAGGAAATTTATAAAGCTTTAAAAGAACCGGTTTCGGCCATTGTGGAGGCCATAAAAGCTACTTTGGAGAAGACGCCTCCGGAACTGGCGGCAGACATCATGGACCGCGGGATTATGCTGGCAGGGGGAGGCTCATTACTAAAAGGTCTTGATAAGTTAATAAGTGCCGAAACCCACATGCCGGTCCACGTGGCGGAAGAGCCGATGTATTGCGTAGCTTACGGTACCGGCAAAGCTTTGGAAAACCTCAATGTTTTAAGAAATGTTTTAAAGACCCCTAAAAAATCCATAAAAGAGGCGTGATATAGTTGGCTAAGAGGTACTGGGGCAAGACTCTTTTAATTGGGGTATTGCTGGCGGTGCTCCTCCTGTCTCTTGCCCGCTATACAACCAAACAGCTTCCCTTTTTTTCCGAAGTTAAATCCGGACTTAAAGACTTGACTTACCCTATTGCCCGGGCGGTTAGTTTTCTCTGGGATGGGGTTGGCAATGTTACCCAATACTTTAAGGATATTAATGAGCTAAGGCGGGAAAAAGATAGACTTCTTCAGGAAAATACTGCTTTAAAATACCAGTTAAATCGCTTACAAGAAGTAGAGAGGGAAAATCTGCGGCTTAAAGCACTGCTGGGCTACAGTCGGGAACACCCAAATTTTAAACTTATTGTGGCCAAAATTATCGAGCGGGACCCGGCAAGCTGGTATAAGTCTTTTACGGTTAATCAGGGAAAAAGTTCTGGGATCAGGAAAGATATGCCGGTTTTGGACCAAAACGGTTTGGTTGGCCGGATGATGAATGTGGCCGCTTTAAACGGTGAAGTATTGCTAATTACCGACCCACGGAGCAGTGTGGCGGCGGTCACTTATCCGGGAAGGGTGCCGGGGATAATAAAAGGAACGGCTTTATCCTCCGAGCTTATTATGGATAACATTCCGTTAAATCTTGAAGTTCGTACCGGAGAGAAGGTGCTTACCTCCGGTCAGGGAGGAGTATTTCCCGCAGGTATACCTATCGGGTACGTTGTAAGTGTAACCAAAGATCCATCGGGGTTGGTGCAGGTGGCGAAAGTTCGTCCTTACGTTGATTTTGACCGGTTAGAGGAAGTATTTATTTTAAAAGGCAGTCGTTAACACCTGGGGGCAATGGTATGTCTAATCTAAAGGCTATGCTGTATTTTTTATTTTTTTATATAATAGCCCAAACGGTTTTTAGCCGGCTGGCGGTAAATGGAGTAAAGCCGGACTTAATCTTAATTTTAACGGTAATTTTAAGCTTTTTATATGGTCCCCCCAGGGGGGCCTTTTTCGGTATGCAGGGAGGTCTTATTGAAGACCTCTTTACCGGCCACTTTATCGGGCTTAATACTTTGGTAAAAATGGTTACCGGTTTTTTGGCAGGGGTGTTAGAAGGAAAAATTTATCCGGAAAACTGGTGGTTCCCTGGGGTCATTGTTTTTGTTTTAACTTTTGTTAAGGATTTTCTTTACGTAGCTTTTTTAAATCTCTTGGGTATAAATATTGCCCTCACCGAGGCCTTTGGCAGGATAATGCCCGTAGAGGCGTTATACAATTTTTTCCTAACACCCGTCTTTTATTTCTTTTTTTACCGCGCCGTTAGGGGGAATAAGCCTTGAGAAAGAACATTAAAGCCAATTTAGGCTGGATGGGTGTGGTGGTAACGTTTTTCCTGTTTATTTTATGGGGAAGGCTTTTTTATCTTCAAGTATACGCTACGGCCAAATATCAGACCTTGGCCCGCAAAAACGCCATCAGGATAATTGATGTTAAAGCCCCCCGGGGAGAAATATTGGACCGGAATGGCAAAAAAATAGTTACCAATAAAGCCGTTTATACCGTTTCTTTACTGTTTACCGGCTTAAAAAATGCCGATGTAATTT is a window encoding:
- the mreD gene encoding rod shape-determining protein MreD; protein product: MSNLKAMLYFLFFYIIAQTVFSRLAVNGVKPDLILILTVILSFLYGPPRGAFFGMQGGLIEDLFTGHFIGLNTLVKMVTGFLAGVLEGKIYPENWWFPGVIVFVLTFVKDFLYVAFLNLLGINIALTEAFGRIMPVEALYNFFLTPVFYFFFYRAVRGNKP
- a CDS encoding rod shape-determining protein, producing the protein MAFKFGLVAKDLGIDLGTANSLVYVKGRGVVLLEPSVVAIRKETGQVLAVGNEAKQMIGRTPGNIVAIRPMKDGVIADFDITYNMLKHFINKALGDKTYLIKPNVVVCVPSGATAVEERAIRDAALAAGAREAYLIEEPMAAAIGAGLPVEEPTGNLIVDIGGGTTEVAVISFGGIVTSQSLRIAGDEMDEAIINHIKKTYNLMIGERTAEEIKINIGSAYPQDTVTTYEVKGRDLITGLPRTIEVSSEEIYKALKEPVSAIVEAIKATLEKTPPELAADIMDRGIMLAGGGSLLKGLDKLISAETHMPVHVAEEPMYCVAYGTGKALENLNVLRNVLKTPKKSIKEA
- the mreC gene encoding rod shape-determining protein MreC, coding for MAKRYWGKTLLIGVLLAVLLLSLARYTTKQLPFFSEVKSGLKDLTYPIARAVSFLWDGVGNVTQYFKDINELRREKDRLLQENTALKYQLNRLQEVERENLRLKALLGYSREHPNFKLIVAKIIERDPASWYKSFTVNQGKSSGIRKDMPVLDQNGLVGRMMNVAALNGEVLLITDPRSSVAAVTYPGRVPGIIKGTALSSELIMDNIPLNLEVRTGEKVLTSGQGGVFPAGIPIGYVVSVTKDPSGLVQVAKVRPYVDFDRLEEVFILKGSR